Proteins from one Setaria italica strain Yugu1 chromosome V, Setaria_italica_v2.0, whole genome shotgun sequence genomic window:
- the LOC101754101 gene encoding kinesin-like protein KIN-13B: protein MNGGGGRRRYSSEQLLFDVPANAGAGRWAPQQRGEVRRGDGEIFVSVEPATPARLRGGDAAAGGSPGQRQQLSPGLLDLHAFDTELIPDFQVPGMYDGAQKFGYGGSLDDSDMSFPANKHMSKSTIFPESNYLKAFPEKEKAAPVAKIKVVVRKRPLNKKEISKKEEDIIDIEERSNSLTVHETKLKVDLTEYVEKHEFVFDAVLDEDVSNDEVYRETVEPVVPAIFNRTKATCFAYGQTGSGKTYTMRPLPLKASQDILRLMHHTYRNQGFQLFVSFFEIYGGKLFDLLNDRSKLCMREDGKQKVCIVGLQEYRVSDVETIKELIEKGSATRSTGTTGANEESSRSHAILQLAIKRRVDGSDSKPPRPVGKLSFIDLAGSERGADTTDNDKQTRIEGAEINKSLLALKECIRALDNDQTHIPFRGSKLTEVLRDSFIGDSRTVMISCISPSSGSCEHTLNTLRYADRVKSLSKGGNVKKDVPLAAPLRESSPSPLPSLVPSFSASEVMNDITERSNFGWPKQQQYVKEQPAPTFADRMPKVKEGVEFSSLNGIYFKEQRSKGGMAPNIAEVPDIMYQQGRQPTRKAKDSGLEINMRNSIAYPVRSAEPDEEDDHLNDLLQEEEDLVSAHRKQVEETLDILREEMNILGEADQPGNQLDDYISRLSSILSQKAAGIVDLQSRLEQFQRRLNENNVLLYAQCP from the exons ATgaacggaggcggcgggcggcggcggtactCCTCCGAGCAGCTCCTCTTCGACGTCCCCGCCAATGCCGGCGCTGGCCGATGGGCGCCGCAGCAG CGCGGCGAGGTGCGGCGCGGGGATGGGGAGATCTTCGTGTCGGTGGAGcccgcgacgccggcgcggcTGCGCGGAGgggacgccgcggcggggggCTCGCCGGGGCAGAGGCAGCAGCTCAGCCCCGGGCTGCTCGATCTCCACGCGTTCGACACAGAGTTAATCCCCGAT TTTCAAGTACCTGGGATGTATGATGGTGCCCAAAAGTTTGGCTATGGAGGAAGTTTGGATGATTCAGATATGAGCTTCCCCGCAAATAAGCATATGAGCAAGTCTACCATTTTCCCTGAAAGTAATTACTTGAAGGCCTTCCCTGAGAAAGAGAAGGCAGCACCTGTTGCAAAGATCAAAGTGGTG GTGCGTAAAAGACCACTTAACAAAAAGGAGATatcaaagaaggaagaagatattATAGACATTGAAGAGAGATCAAACTCTCTGACTGTCCATGAGACTAAACTTAAG GTTGATCTTACTGAGTATGTTGAAAAGCATGAGTTTGTATTTGATGCTGTGTTAGATGAAGATGTTTCAAATGATGAG GTTTATCGCGAAACAGTGGAACCTGTTGTTCCAGCAATTTTTAATAGAACAAAAGCAACTTGTTTTGCTTATGGACAAACGG GTAGTGGAAAGACCTACACCATGAGGCCCCTTCCTCTTAAGGCCTCTCAAGATATCCTGAGATTAATGCATCATACATACCGCAACCAAGGGTTTCAATTATTTGTCAGCTTCTTTGAGATATACGGTGGCAAATTATTTGACTTACTCAATGACAGGAG TAAACTTTGCATGAGAGAGGATGGAAAGCAAAAGGTTTGCATTGTTGGTTTACAAGAGTATAGAGTGTCTGATGTTGAAACTATcaaggagttgattgaaaaagGCAGTGCCACCAGAAGTACTGGTACAACTGGTGCAAACGAAGAGTCCTCAAGGTCTCATGCCATTCTTCAGCTTGCGATTAAAAGACGTGTTGATGGTAGTGACTCCAAACCACCCAGACCGGTCGGCAAGCTGTCCTTTATCGACCTTGCTGGCAGTGAGCGTGGTGCTGATACAACAGACAATGATAAACAAACAAG AATCGAGGGTGCTGAGATCAATAAAAGTTTGCTTGCCTTGAAAGAATGCATCAGAGCACTTGATAATGATCAGACTCATATTCCTTTCCGTGGTAGCAAATTAACAGAAGTTTTGCGTGACTCATTCATCGGAGACTCGCGCACTGTCATGATATCATGCATTTCCCCTAGTTCTGGCTCTTGTGAGCATACGCTGAACACATTGAGATATGCTGACAG GGTGAAAAGTCTGTCAAAAGGAGGCAATGTAAAGAAAGATGTGCCTTTGGCAGCACCTTTAAGAGAGTCAAGTCCTTCCCCACTGCCTTCACTTGTGCCCTCTTTCTCTGCGTCTGAGGTGATGAATGATATCACTGAAAGAAGCAATTTTGGTTGGCCAAAGCAGCAGCAGTATGTCAAAGAACAGCCAGCTCCCACATTTGCTGATAGAATGCCCAAGGTGAAGGAAGGGGTGGAATTCAGCTCATTAAATGGTATCTATTTCAAGGAACAAAGAAGCAAGGGTGGCATGGCACCAAACATAGCTGAAGTACCAGATATCATGTACCAGCAGGGAAGACAGCCAACAAGGAAGGCTAAAGATTCTGGTTTGGAGATTAATATGAGAAATTCCATTGCTTACCCAGTCAGAAGTGCTGAGCCAGACGAAGAAGATGATCATCTAAATGATCTCCTCCAG GAAGAGGAAGATTTGGTTAGTGCTCATAGAAAGCAGGTGGAAGAGACTCTGGACATCCTTAGAGAG GAAATGAACATATTAGGCGAAGCGGATCAGCCTGGCAATCAGCTAGATGATTATATCTCAAGACTAAGCAGTATACTGTCGCAGAAGGCTGCTGGGATTGTGGACTTGCAATCTCGGTTGGAGCAGTTCCAGAGGCGTCTGAATGAGAACAACGTGCTGCTATATGCTCAGTGCCCTTGA